In one window of Cololabis saira isolate AMF1-May2022 chromosome 23, fColSai1.1, whole genome shotgun sequence DNA:
- the LOC133424242 gene encoding uncharacterized protein LOC133424242 isoform X1, whose amino-acid sequence MAARTHDNWTDPEVQTFLAIIGERDVQTELDATTRNERVFRLVSERMAAQGFRRTVQQCRIKCKKLKFDYRRIKEHNSRGEEDQRFWKWFDIMDDIYGHKLVAGDAVVMEPPGGSVGRAFAHEPEDKPTCSWSKIEVHALLDYWANPAIQQELRRKVRNNVIYNCLSAKLATLGSDKTPQKCKEKIKKLKQDYRRIKSSQQSSVSRTAWFHIIDRVLGSEPEESKHPETAESLSAECSQSVIFDMDSDDLSATTNTAEAFTPPDLTLPTNDQSEQDFFMIKLGDCDGPSSSSTSAAAEDQKPVLLTSSPGGRRKCLRTCSWSKREVHALLAHWANPAIQQELRRNVRNEVVYNCLSAKLTTLGFNKTAQKCKEKIKKLKQDYRKIKNGQQPGVSRTAWFEIMDEVLGSPCAAASICSEMADLSSAEFSQSVMFDVGADDICPDETFWLPDEVQVLITLWAQPNIQKQLLTSETNSQVFTYLSNELALVGFNKTPQECCLKVNELKEEYKVIRHAQPHREDKSDWFAIMESVLHPDRKPPIELDSSYVSAAPKSPEHATQPLWTSDEVNILLTRWAEEEGSKGQLRSAQEDERVYARLSSELATQGFDRTTSQCRAKISLLKQQYRRINKQRDSKEQIRTWYLIMDKVLGHSRPDEQEDEVDESDAVSVQASQEVPAEDMKGCRLSISSLCLLVPSLRLMCAFAWQVVQCSNVLHYAKVEELVELVTALAPELLTPRERVQLLLRLRARVVLEMCRSESTADLLHVQPHLSVIQDLTITSGSDQRELEELENSKLNFVEVIYTLLESKEERRRFFEEVFPDHYGQQYEVTLKTLVWKFISRFDSLLPIPDIKQTAEWLSSAPSVMEECGQLVLQPEQLKALLRFHAEHSGYTDNCSSSAQSMFLPTLSLYPDANLNHLAPEQQNRQTSTRDEEGSFEFIKDEDQLDFDQMEEKMTLDDLGTGNEDEPGSENEDSSSIRRHQCSMCSYSDSQVSGLLDHIRTEHLSQEPKEEDGYLQEGNPQTCFPELGGTTDEFCTELFKDVVAPNSRRRSPRYQCDKCEKKYFSRASLIVHYRTHTGETPFLCSYCGQGFRTSSNLELHLRIHTGERRYTCHICGKTSNQSLMRHMRMHRGERNFLCTECGKSFLSVAELRLHMRYHMRGKRYKCKQCAKGFITKSSLTIHMRQHAGERPYSCSLCPKSFRTVQEQKKHLKIHSNKKIFPCSKCGKIFRKEDNFKLHLETHDLI is encoded by the exons gtggctcagttggtagagcgttcgcccatgaacctgaag ATAAGCCCACGTGTAGCTGGTCCAAGATTGAGGTCCACGCACTGTTAGATTATTGGGCAAATCCTGCCATTCAGCAAGAGCTACGCCGCAAAGTGAGAAACAACGTCATTTACAACTGCCTCAGCGCCAAACTGGCAACGCTTGGATCTGACAAGACACCCCAGAAGTGCaaggaaaagataaaaaaactgAAGCAGGACTACAGGAGAATCAAGAGCAGCCAACAATCGAGTGTGAGCAGGACGGCGTGGTTTCACATTATTGACAGAGTCCTCGGTTCTGAGCCTGAAGAATCCAAACATCCAGAAACTGCAGAGTCTTTGTCGGCAGAGTGCAGTCAGTCAGTTATATTTGACATGGACTCCGATG ATCTGTCGGCCACCACAAACACCGCTGAAGCCTTCACTCCGCCTGACCTCACACTTCCCACGAACGACCAAAGCGAACAAGATTTCTTCATGATTAAACTAGGCGACTGTGATGGTCCTTCTTCGAGCAGCACATCGGCCGCTGCTGAAGACCAAAAACCGGTCTTGTTGACATCCAGCCCTGGGGGAAGGAGGAAAT GTCTGCGCACGTGTAGTTGGTCAAAGAGGGAGGTCCATGCTCTTTTGGCTCACTGGGCGAATCCTGCCATTCAGCAAGAGCTACGCCGCAATGTGAGAAACGAGGTCGTTTACAACTGTCTCAGCGCCAAACTGACCACGCTTGGGTTCAACAAAACGGCCCAGAAGTGCAAAGAGAAAATCAAAAAGCTGAAGCAGGACTACAGGAAAATCAAGAACGGCCAACAGCCGGGGGTGAGCAGGACGGCGTGGTTTGAGATCATGGATGAAGTCCTCGGTTCTCCATGTGCGGCGGCTTCCATCTGTTCTGAAATGGCAGACTTGTCTTCAGCGGAGTTCAGTCAATCGGTCATGTTTGATGTCGGAGCTGATG ACATTTGTCCAGACGAAACCTTCTGGCTGCCTGATGAAGTTCAGGTGCTCATAACTCTCTGGGCGCAACCAAACATCCAGAAGCAGCTTCTTACCTCCGAAACCAACAGCCAAGTGTTCACGTACCTCAGCAATGAGCTAGCGCTGGTGGGCTTCAACAAAACACCGCAGGAGTGCTGCCTGAAAGTGAATGAACTTAAAGAGGAGTACAAAGTAATCAGACATGCACAACCACATAGAGAAGATAAGAGCGACTGGTTTGCTATCATGGAAAGTGTCCTTCACCCAGATAGAAAACCCCCCATAGAGTTGGATTCATCTTATGTCTCCGCTGCTCCTAAATCACCAGAAC ACGCCACGCAACCTTTGTGGACATCGGACGAAGTCAACATTCTGCTCACACGATGGGCCGAGGAGGAGGGAAGCAAGGGCCAGCTGAGATCCGCTCAGGAGGACGAGAGGGTGTACGCTCGCCTGAGCTCGGAGCTCGCCACTCAAGGTTTTGATAGGACCACCAGTCAGTGCAGAGCAAAAATAAGCCTCCTGAAACAACAGTACAGAAGGATTAATAAGCAGAGAGACTCCAAAGAGCAAATAAGAACATGGTATTTGATCATGGACAAAGTGCTTGGTCACAGCAGGCCAGACGAACAAGAGGATGAGGTCGACGAGTCGGACGCCGTATCCGTGCAGGCATCTCAGGAAGTCCCGGCCGAAGACATGAAAG GCTGCCGCTTGTCCATCTCGTCGCTGTGCCTCCTGGTCCCCAGCCTGCGTCTGATGTGTGCCTTCGCCTGGCAGGTGGTGCAGTGCTCCAACGTGCTGCATTACGCAAAGGTGGAGGAGTTGGTGGAGTTGGTGACGGCGTTGGCTCCAGAGCTTCTGACCCCCAGAGAGAGAGTTCAGCTGCTGCTCAGGCTGAGGGCGAGG GTTGTGTTGGAGATGTGCCGCAGTGAGAGCACAGCTGACCTGCTGCACGTCCAGCCCCACCTGAGCGTCATTCAGGACCTCACAATAACCTCTGGATCGGATCAGAGG GAGTTGGAGGAGTTGGAAAATTCAAAGTTGAACTTTGTGGAGGTTATTTACACATTGTTGGAAAGCAAAGAGGAAAGGAGGCGGTTTTTCGAG GAGGTTTTCCCTGATCACTACGGCCAGCAGTATGAAGTCACACTGAAGACATTAGTGTGGAAATTCATCTCCAGGTTTGACAGTCTGCTACCCATCCCtgatataaaacag ACTGCTGAGTGGCTCAGCAGCGCCCCATCTGTCATGGAGGAATGTGGTCAACTGGTTTTACAACCTGAACAGCTGAAGGCGTtgctgcgtttccatgcagagCACTCGGGATACACGGACAATT GCTCCTCTTCAGCTCAGAGTATGTTTTTGCCGACGCTGTCTCTTTATCCCGACGCTAACTTGAATCATCTTGCCCCAGAGCAACAGAACAGACAGACGTCGACTCGCGATGAAGAAGGATCGTTTGAGTTTATCAAAGATGAAGACCAACTTGATTTTGACCAAATGGAGGAAAAAATGACTCTGGACGACCTTGGGACGGGAAACGAGGATGAACCGGGGTCTGAAAACGAGG ATTCGAGTTCTATACGACGGCACCAGTGCTCCATGTGCTCCTACTCGGACAGCCAGGTGTCAGGACTCCTCGATCACATTCGAACGGAGCATCTGAGCCAGGAACCCAAAGAAGAAGACGGTTACCTTCAGGAAGGCAACCCTCAAACGTGCTTTCCCGAGCTGGGGGGAACAACAGACGAGTTTTGCACGGAGCTCTTTAAAGACGTAGTAGCTCCTAACAGCCGCAGACGCAGTCCACGTTACCAATGCGACAAGTGTGAGAAGAAGTATTTCTCCAGGGCCTCCCTGATCGTGCACTATCGAACCCACACGGGCGAGACTCCGTTCTTGTGTTCTTACTGTGGCCAAGGATTCAGGACTTCCTCCAACCTGGAGCTGCACCTCCGCATCCACACGGGGGAGCGCCGCTACACCTGTCACATCTGCGGAAAGACTTCAAACCAGAGCCTGATGAGGCACATGCGCATGCACAGAGGGGAGAGGAACTTCCTGTGCACAGAGTGCGGGAAGTCTTTCCTCTCCGTCGCGGAGCTGAGGCTTCACATGCGCTACCACATGCGAGGGAAGCGCTACAAGTGCAAACAATGTGCCAAAGGTTTCATTACAAAAAGCAGTCTGACGATTCACATGCGGCAGCACGCGGGAGAGAGGCCTTACAGCTGCTCTCTGTGCCCCAAGTCTTTTAGGACTGTGCAGGAGCAGAAAAAGCACCTCAAGATCCACTCGAACAAGAAGATCTTCCCGTGTTCCAAGTGTGGAAAAATATTCAGGAAAGAGGACAATTTTAAATTGCATCTTGAAACACATGATTTGATATAA